The genomic stretch CCTGAAAACCTACAGTTAATTCCTAAGCAGTCAATGATTACCCCTCATCCGAAAGAATTCGAAAGGCTGTTCGGAAAGACAGAAAATTCATTTAAAAGATTAGAGTTGGCGAAGGAGAAAGCTAAGGATCTCAGTATCTACATTGTTTTGAAAGATCACCATACACAAGTGGTTACTCCTGAAGGGAATGTTTATTATAATCTGACCGGAAATGCCGGACTTGCCAAAGGGGGAAGCGGTGATATTCTAACCGGAATTCTGACTTCGCTCATGGCACAAGGATATTCTGAAAAGGATACCTGCCTGCTGGGAGTCTGGTTACACGGAAAAGCAGCTGATTTTGCAGCAGAAAAACATTCAAAAGAGTCTATGCTTCCTACAGATGTGATTGATGAGTTAGGGAATGTTTTTATTGAATTAAATAATAGAGCAGAACAGAGTTTATGATGTAATTTATAATGAAACTTAAACGTAAAAAAGGCAAATCTGTCATTAACCGATTTGCCTTTTTATATTTTTAACCGAAATATTTTATTTATTCAGGTTTCTCATTTTCTGCTTGCGTAATTTTAAATTTCTTGGAAACAATCATGATAATTACTCCGGCAATCATAAATGGAATAGAAAGAACCTGGCCTGTATTTAAACCTCCAATCTGGATAAACTCATCACCTTGTGGCTCTTTCAGGAATTCTACAAAGAATCTGATGGCCCAAAGAATGACAAAAAATAACCCAAATAACCATCCTTGCTGGTACTTTTTATTTGTTTTTCTATAAAGGATCCATAATAAGATGAATAGCGCAATATACCCTACTGCTTCAAATAATTGGCTTGGATAACGAGGAACCGTAAGCCCGTATTCGCTGCTTTGTTGTGGGAAAAGTAAAGCAAACGGAGAATTAGGATCAGCTGGTTTTCCTACGATTTCAGAATTGAAAAAGTTCCCCATTCTTACAAATGCACCTCCTAAAGCTACCACGATTCCTAATCTGTCATATACCCAGAAAGGATTTTTCTTGATAATTTTATATGAATAATAAAGAGTGGTAAAAATTAAAGCTATGGTTGCCCCGTGACTCGCTAATCCGGAAAATCCTGTAAATTTGATACCATTTTTGGTACTAATAGGAAGGAATACGCTCCAAAAGTCTTCTTTAAACAGTTCCGGCTGGTAAAAAATAACATGTCCTAATCTTGCGCCCAGGATAGTTCCTATCAATGTCCATGTGAAAAG from Chryseobacterium indologenes encodes the following:
- the lgt gene encoding prolipoprotein diacylglyceryl transferase; its protein translation is MFVFAFGFGYILMTRIFKIDNVNQKYLEPLFTWTLIGTILGARLGHVIFYQPELFKEDFWSVFLPISTKNGIKFTGFSGLASHGATIALIFTTLYYSYKIIKKNPFWVYDRLGIVVALGGAFVRMGNFFNSEIVGKPADPNSPFALLFPQQSSEYGLTVPRYPSQLFEAVGYIALFILLWILYRKTNKKYQQGWLFGLFFVILWAIRFFVEFLKEPQGDEFIQIGGLNTGQVLSIPFMIAGVIIMIVSKKFKITQAENEKPE